The Candidatus Tumulicola sp. region CGTTCTCGGTTTCGCCGGTCGTCGCCGGTTTGGTCTACGTTCTGCTATTCGGACTGCAGGGCGTGTTTGGGAAATGGCTGCAGGCGCATGACATCCACATCATCTTCGCGATTCCCGGAATCGTATTGGTGACAATTTTTGTGACGTTCCCGTTCGTCGCGCGCGAGTTGCTACCGATGATGCAGGCGCAAGGCAACGACGAAGAAGAGGCCGCGCTGACGCTGGGCGCCGGCGGTTGGCAAACGTTCACTCGTATAACGTTGCCGAACGTTCGCTGGGCGCTTATTTACGGCGTGATCCTATGTAACGCTCGCGCGATGGGCGAGTTTGGCGCGGTATCCGTCGTTTCGGGTCACATCCGCGGTTTGACGGATACGATGCCGTTGCAGGTGGAATTTTTGTACAACGACTACCAGTTCGTCCCGGCGTTTGCGGTGGCATCGCTTCTAGCGTTGCTCGCGCTGGTCACACTGGTCGTCAAGACCGTCGTGGAGGCTCGTTTCGAGTCATGAGCATCAGCGTTCGCGGGGTAAGTAAGCGCTTCGGCGCGTTTACCGCGCTCGACAACGTCGATTTAGAAGTGCCGGCCGGCCAGCTCGTCGCACTGTTGGGGCCTTCGGGGTCCGGTAAGACGACGCTGTTACGGATTATTGCCGGTCTCGAATTCGC contains the following coding sequences:
- the cysW gene encoding sulfate ABC transporter permease subunit CysW, translating into MAKSMAWGTPQHIAARRLAATSESPAVKWLLVSIAVAFLVVFLFVPLGVVFGSAFAAGIMPYFKSFADPDTQASIRLTLIAAAISVPLNVAFGMCAAWAIGKFQFPGRSLLITLIDLPFSVSPVVAGLVYVLLFGLQGVFGKWLQAHDIHIIFAIPGIVLVTIFVTFPFVARELLPMMQAQGNDEEEAALTLGAGGWQTFTRITLPNVRWALIYGVILCNARAMGEFGAVSVVSGHIRGLTDTMPLQVEFLYNDYQFVPAFAVASLLALLALVTLVVKTVVEARFES